Proteins encoded in a region of the Vicia villosa cultivar HV-30 ecotype Madison, WI linkage group LG5, Vvil1.0, whole genome shotgun sequence genome:
- the LOC131603510 gene encoding cyclin-dependent kinase G-2 isoform X1, translated as MAAGRHGRYHENEFKDHESNLEVNRRGFSNSKEYDRVRNGGHDDVRSGSRDSRDKIRMKQKDGREREAVVNGNYGSASSRSGSSSSGSLGPRRCGFSAKIIDREPGELSSESGSDGATESEVRVKDCDVAVFEGKRSRSPPPQERKRKFSPIVWDQDDKEVKGSSKVRVSTTTVTALPPLPQLSKSAVMSPNTSSVEVQIRSVRNRETGDLDLELPAETQVTVPSPSRLQSLSPKEILGNDQEAELPEGEDYVPTRNISSSRWAAGDNSPVDEGEILYDEEMPKRKRRLTPELLETRVRNKLLSPNDSKIGSFEGARAKSSDSEERSVIHGRTSSGDGHPSIESEKDDYMDIDVRGTKSDTSISHSETESEDDDDRQETPEPPAQPQRTVNMLQGCRSVDEFERLNKIDEGTYGVVYRAKDKKTGEVVALKKVKMEKEKEGFPLTSLREINVLLSFHHPYIVDVKEVVVGSSLDSIFMVMEYMEHDLKGLMESMKQPFSQSEVKCLMIQLLEGVKYLHDNWVLHRDLKTSNLLLNNRGELKICDFGLARQYGSPLKPYTHLVVTLWYRAPELLLGARQYSTAIDMWSLGCIMAELLSKEPLFNGKTEFDQLDKIFRILGTPNETIWPGFSKLPGVKVNFVKHQYNLLRKKFPATSFTGSPVLSDSGFDLLNKLLTYDPEKRITADAALNHEWFREVPLPKSKEFMPTFPAQHAQDRRLRRMYKSPDPLEEQRRKELQQGDLGTGGVFG; from the exons ATGGCTGCTGGTAGACATGGCCGTTATCATGAAAACGAGTTTAAGGATCATGAATCCAATTTGGAAGTTAATAGGCGTGGGTTTTCGAATTCAAAAGAGTATGATCGGGTTAGGAATGGTGGTCATGATGATGTTAGGAGTGGGAGTAGAGATTCCAGAGATAAGATTAGGATGAAGCAGAAGGATGGTAGGGAGAGAGAAGCTGTTGTTAATGGAAATTACGGGTCAGCTTCCAGCCGGAGTGGCTCCAGCAGCAGTGGCAGCCTTGGTCCTCGTCGGTGTGGTTTTTCTGCCAAGATAATTGATAGAGAGCCTGGCGAGCTTTCCAGTGAGAGCGGGTCTGATGGTGCTACTGAATCTGAGGTTAGGGTGAAAGATTGTGATGTTGCTGTGTTTGAAGGAAAAAGGTCACGGTCACCTCCGCCCCAGGAGAGGAAAAGGAAATTTTCACCCATTGTGTGGGATCAAGATGACAAGGAAGTGAAGGGTTCTTCCAAAGTTAGGGTTTCCACTACAACGGTGACTGCTCTCCCTCCTCTGCCTCAGCTGTCAAAATCGGCTGTTATGTCTCCAAATACTTCTTCTGTTGAAGTTCAAATACGTTCTGTCAGGAACAGAGAAACTGGCGATCTTGATCTTGAGTTGCCTGCAGAAACTCAGGTTACTGTTCCTTCTCCTTCCAGATTGCAGTCCTTGTCACcaaaagagattttgggtaatgATCAGGAAGCTGAGCTGCCTGAAGGTGAAGATTATGTTCCCACTCGTAATATATCATCTTCAAGATGGGCAGCAGGAGACAACTCTCCTGTTGACGAGGGTGAAATTCTCTATGATGAGGAAATGCCTAAAAGGAAGAGGAGGTTAACTCCTGAGTTGTTGGAGACTAGAGTGAGAAATAAGTTATTGAGCCCCAATGATTCTAAAATAGGTAGTTTTGAAGGAGCTAGGGCCAAATCATCTGATTCGGAAGAAAGAAGTGTTATCCATGGGAGAACGTCTAGTGGCGATGGACATCCTAGTATTGAATCAGAAAAGGATGACTATATGGACATTGATGTTCGAGGTACGAAAAGTGACACAAGTATCAGTCACTCAGAGACAGAATCTGAAGACGACGATGATAGGCAGGAGACTCCAGAACCTCCAGCTCAACCTCAAAGAACTGTCAACATGCTTCAGGGTTGTAGAAGTGTTGATGAGTTTGAGAGACTTAACAAGATTGATGAAGGAACATACGGTGTTGTATATAGAGCTAAAGATAAGAAGACTGGGGAAGTTGTAGCTTTAAAGAAGGTAAAGATGGAGAAGGAAAAAGAAGGTTTCCCACTGACTTCTCTTAGGGAAATAAATGTTCTTCTCTCTTTTCACCATCCATACATAGTTGATGTCAAGGAAGTAGTTGTTGGAAGTAGCCTTGATAGTATTTTCATGGTTATGGAATATATGGAGCACGATCTCAAAGGATTAATGGAGTCAATGAAGCAGCCGTTTAGCCAAAGTGAAGTGAAGTGCTTAATGATCCAACTTTTAGAAGGTGTGAAGTATCTGCATGACAACTGGGTACTTCAtagggatttgaagacttcaaaccTGCTTTTAAATAACAGAGGTGAGCTAAAAATTTGTGATTTTGGGTTGGCTCGTCAATATGGGAGTCCTTTGAAACCATATACTCACCTGGTGGTTACTCTTTGGTACAG GGCACCCGAACTTCTTCTTGGGGCAAGACAGTACTCAACAGCTATTGATATGTGGTCTCTTGGTTGTATAATGGCGGAACTATTGTCCAAGGAACCATTGTTCAATGGAAAAACAGAATTTGATCAACTTGACAAG ATTTTCAGGATACTTGGCACTCCAAATGAAACAATTTGGCCAGGCTTCTCAAAATTGCCCGGAGTCAAGGTCAATTTTGTCAAGCACCA GTATAATCTTCTGCGTAAAAAGTTTCCTGCCACATCATTCACTGGATCTCCAGTTCTTTCTGATTCTGGATTTGATTTGTTGAACAAGCTTCTAACTTATGACCCTGAAAAG AGGATCACAGCTGATGCCGCTCTCAATCATGAATGGTTTCGTGAAGTTCCTCTTCCCAAGAGCAAAGAATTCATGCCTACATTTCCCGCTCAACATGCTCAGGACAG GCGGCTGCGTAGAATGTACAAGAGTCCAGATCCTTTAGAGGAGCAGCGACGGAAAGAGTTGCAGCAGGGTGACTTGGGCACTGGCGGAGTTTTTGGTTAA
- the LOC131607960 gene encoding uncharacterized protein At3g61260, with amino-acid sequence MRFVEDKGCYSSNHGSVAQDTHKGKDVTTTSITSTTTTAAASARVSNHHRMNMGKPTPSKWDDAQKWLVGLSKGGEKSQSKSKPRNSNADDLRLIAPVPQKEDDDDGCREFMTTTSTEYVEEETKKVECEESIWRMNNKDTIHVQSICFRDMGTEMTPIASQEPSRTTTPIRATTPTTRSPIHSGTSTPMRNQNGLLQMEAASTGNGGTATRQCGEGSSPCNMVEKNMKIDDQARKMGPLECRAMAWDEAERAKYTARFKREEMKIQAWENHQIRKAEMEMKKMEVRAERMKAIAQEKLTNKMAATRRIAEEKRANAQVKLNDNALKTTEKVEYIRRTGHVPSSFSFTFKLPSICW; translated from the exons ATGAGATTTGTGGAAGACAAGGGGTGCTATAGTAGTAACCATGGATCAGTAGCACAAGATACTCACAAAGGAAAAGATGTTACTACTACTAGTATTACTAGTACTACTACTACTGCTGCTGCTAGTGCTCGTGTTTCGAATCATCATCGAATGAATATGGGAAAACCGACTCCGTCTAAATGGGACGACGCGCAAAAATGGCTAGTTGGTTTATCGAAAGGCGGAGAGAAAAGCCAATCGAAAAGCAAGCCCAGAAACTCGAATGCAGATGATTTGAGACTGATAGCTCCCGTGCCGCAAAAAGAGGATGACGATGATGGATGCCGCGAATTCATGACAACGACTAGTACCGAATATGTAGAAGAAGAAACCAAGAAAGTAGAATGCGAGGAATCGATTTGGAGAATGAATAACAAGGACACAATCCATGTTCAATCAATATGTTTTAGAGACATGGGGACTGAGATGACACCTATTGCTAGTCAAGAGCCTTCAAGAACTACAACACCTATTAGAGCAACAACTCCTACAACTAGAAGTCCAATTCACTCAGGTACTTCAACTCCAATGAGGAATCAAAATGGATTGTTGCAAATGGAAGCTGCATCAACAGGTAATGGTGGCACAGCAACTAGACAATGTGGTGAAGGATCAAGTCCTTGTAATATGGTTGAAAAGAATATGAAGATTGATGATCAAGCTAGAAAAATGGGTCCTTTAGAATGTAGAGCAATGGCTTGGGATGAAGCCGAACGCGCCAAGTATACGGCTAG GTTTAAGCGCGAAGAGATGAAGATTCAAGCTTGGGAGAATCATCAGATAAGAAAAGCTGAAATGGAAATGAAGAAAATGGAG GTGAGAGCTGAAAGAATGAAAGCTATTGCACAAGAAAAGTTAACAAATAAAATGGCTGCAACAAGGAGAATAGCTGAAGAGAAGAGAGCTAATGCACAAGTGAAACTGAATGACAATGCTTTGAAGACTACTGAGAAAGTAGAGTATATAAGAAGGACAGGACATGTGCCTTCTTCATTCTCTTTCACTTTTAAGTTGCCTTCCATTTGCTGGTAG
- the LOC131603510 gene encoding cyclin-dependent kinase G-2 isoform X2, translating into MAAGRHGRYHENEFKDHESNLEVNRRGFSNSKEYDRVRNGGHDDVRSGSRDSRDKIRMKQKDGREREAVVNGNYGSASSRSGSSSSGSLGPRRCGFSAKIIDREPGELSSESGSDGATESEVRVKDCDVAVFEGKRSRSPPPQERKRKFSPIVWDQDDKEVKGSSKVRVSTTTVTALPPLPQLSKSAVMSPNTSSVEVQIRSVRNRETGDLDLELPAETQVTVPSPSRLQSLSPKEILGNDQEAELPEGEDYVPTRNISSSRWAAGDNSPVDEGEILYDEEMPKRKRRLTPELLETRVRNKLLSPNDSKIGSFEGARAKSSDSEERSVIHGRTSSGDGHPSIESEKDDYMDIDVRGTKSDTSISHSETESEDDDDRQETPEPPAQPQRTVNMLQGCRSVDEFERLNKIDEGTYGVVYRAKDKKTGEVVALKKVKMEKEKEGFPLTSLREINVLLSFHHPYIVDVKEVVVGSSLDSIFMVMEYMEHDLKGLMESMKQPFSQSEVKCLMIQLLEGVKYLHDNWVLHRDLKTSNLLLNNRGELKICDFGLARQYGSPLKPYTHLVVTLWYRAPELLLGARQYSTAIDMWSLGCIMAELLSKEPLFNGKTEFDQLDKIFRILGTPNETIWPGFSKLPGVKVNFVKHQLPTLGGFGIIFCVKSFLPHHSLDLQFFLILDLIC; encoded by the exons ATGGCTGCTGGTAGACATGGCCGTTATCATGAAAACGAGTTTAAGGATCATGAATCCAATTTGGAAGTTAATAGGCGTGGGTTTTCGAATTCAAAAGAGTATGATCGGGTTAGGAATGGTGGTCATGATGATGTTAGGAGTGGGAGTAGAGATTCCAGAGATAAGATTAGGATGAAGCAGAAGGATGGTAGGGAGAGAGAAGCTGTTGTTAATGGAAATTACGGGTCAGCTTCCAGCCGGAGTGGCTCCAGCAGCAGTGGCAGCCTTGGTCCTCGTCGGTGTGGTTTTTCTGCCAAGATAATTGATAGAGAGCCTGGCGAGCTTTCCAGTGAGAGCGGGTCTGATGGTGCTACTGAATCTGAGGTTAGGGTGAAAGATTGTGATGTTGCTGTGTTTGAAGGAAAAAGGTCACGGTCACCTCCGCCCCAGGAGAGGAAAAGGAAATTTTCACCCATTGTGTGGGATCAAGATGACAAGGAAGTGAAGGGTTCTTCCAAAGTTAGGGTTTCCACTACAACGGTGACTGCTCTCCCTCCTCTGCCTCAGCTGTCAAAATCGGCTGTTATGTCTCCAAATACTTCTTCTGTTGAAGTTCAAATACGTTCTGTCAGGAACAGAGAAACTGGCGATCTTGATCTTGAGTTGCCTGCAGAAACTCAGGTTACTGTTCCTTCTCCTTCCAGATTGCAGTCCTTGTCACcaaaagagattttgggtaatgATCAGGAAGCTGAGCTGCCTGAAGGTGAAGATTATGTTCCCACTCGTAATATATCATCTTCAAGATGGGCAGCAGGAGACAACTCTCCTGTTGACGAGGGTGAAATTCTCTATGATGAGGAAATGCCTAAAAGGAAGAGGAGGTTAACTCCTGAGTTGTTGGAGACTAGAGTGAGAAATAAGTTATTGAGCCCCAATGATTCTAAAATAGGTAGTTTTGAAGGAGCTAGGGCCAAATCATCTGATTCGGAAGAAAGAAGTGTTATCCATGGGAGAACGTCTAGTGGCGATGGACATCCTAGTATTGAATCAGAAAAGGATGACTATATGGACATTGATGTTCGAGGTACGAAAAGTGACACAAGTATCAGTCACTCAGAGACAGAATCTGAAGACGACGATGATAGGCAGGAGACTCCAGAACCTCCAGCTCAACCTCAAAGAACTGTCAACATGCTTCAGGGTTGTAGAAGTGTTGATGAGTTTGAGAGACTTAACAAGATTGATGAAGGAACATACGGTGTTGTATATAGAGCTAAAGATAAGAAGACTGGGGAAGTTGTAGCTTTAAAGAAGGTAAAGATGGAGAAGGAAAAAGAAGGTTTCCCACTGACTTCTCTTAGGGAAATAAATGTTCTTCTCTCTTTTCACCATCCATACATAGTTGATGTCAAGGAAGTAGTTGTTGGAAGTAGCCTTGATAGTATTTTCATGGTTATGGAATATATGGAGCACGATCTCAAAGGATTAATGGAGTCAATGAAGCAGCCGTTTAGCCAAAGTGAAGTGAAGTGCTTAATGATCCAACTTTTAGAAGGTGTGAAGTATCTGCATGACAACTGGGTACTTCAtagggatttgaagacttcaaaccTGCTTTTAAATAACAGAGGTGAGCTAAAAATTTGTGATTTTGGGTTGGCTCGTCAATATGGGAGTCCTTTGAAACCATATACTCACCTGGTGGTTACTCTTTGGTACAG GGCACCCGAACTTCTTCTTGGGGCAAGACAGTACTCAACAGCTATTGATATGTGGTCTCTTGGTTGTATAATGGCGGAACTATTGTCCAAGGAACCATTGTTCAATGGAAAAACAGAATTTGATCAACTTGACAAG ATTTTCAGGATACTTGGCACTCCAAATGAAACAATTTGGCCAGGCTTCTCAAAATTGCCCGGAGTCAAGGTCAATTTTGTCAAGCACCA GCTTCCAACTTTGGGTGGTTTTG GTATAATCTTCTGCGTAAAAAGTTTCCTGCCACATCATTCACTGGATCTCCAGTTCTTTCTGATTCTGGATTTGATTTGTTGA
- the LOC131603509 gene encoding uncharacterized protein LOC131603509 isoform X2 — MTNLQILTQQEPAETNTENQIPLLTSNSNHDHAPEEKDEENEEETNNKTDTEVDKTLARLELFLNILGFNPRSVLYSVICWTVFFTLGVAVPLTALWMCDCSECEKYELRGCEMVIVTFQASLAAVSLLCLSHCLRKFGLRRFLFVDRYTGHVACFHRDYVNQISVSTLVQVVGIIICLHAATRISHRAQGVVSLASRWHAIAACASSDTSQMRSSASAGSLEVANHLNSISIDYSESDVESLDFGGMPLNTQLVSYMSSHHKRQAFVMYLQSNPGGITIFGWTVDRSLVNTIFFLELSLVTFVLGQTLIS; from the exons ATGACTAATCTCCAAATTCTAACCCAACAAGAACCCGCCGAAACCAACACCGAAAATCAAATCCCTCTTCtaacttcaaattcaaatcacGATCATGCACCAGAAGAAAAAgacgaagaaaatgaagaagaaactaATAACAAAACCGATACTGAAGTCGATAAAACCCTAGCGCGTTTGGAACTGTTTTTAAACATCTTAGGGTTCAATCCGCGTTCCGTTTTATACTCCGTCATTTGCTGGACGGTTTTCTTCACGCTCGGAGTGGCGGTTCCGTTAACGGCGTTATGGATGTGCGACTGTTCGGAGTGCGAGAAGTACGAGCTGCGCGGCTGTGAAATGGTGATCGTTACATTTCAGGCGAGTCTCGCCGCCGTTTCGTTGCTCTGTCTTTCGCACTGCTTGAGGAAGTTTGGACTCCGGAGGTTTCTATTCGTTGACCGGTATACTGGACACGTTGCGTGCTTTCATCGCGATTATGTCAACCAGATTTCG gtATCCACACTTGTTCAGGTAGTTGGTATCATTATTTGTCTTCACGCAGCAACAAGAATTTCTCATAGAGCTCAAGGCGTTGTTTCACTTGCAAGCCGGTGGCATGCCATAGCAGCATGCGCATCTTCTGATACTTCCCAAATGAGAAGCTCTGCAAGTGCAGGGAGCCTTGAGGTTGCAAACCATTTAAACTCAATAAGTATAGACTATTCTGAAAGTGATGTGGAATCGTTGGATTTTGGAGGGATGCCTCTAAATACCCAATTGGTTTCTTATATGTCCTCACATCACAAGAGGCAAGCTTTCG TAATGTACTTGCAGTCAAATCCAGGAGGAATCACTATATTTGGATGGACAGTGGACCGGTCTCTTGTCAACACAATTTTCTTCCTTGAATTAAGTCTCGTTACATTTGTTCTAGGTCAGACATTGATCTCATGA
- the LOC131603509 gene encoding uncharacterized protein LOC131603509 isoform X1, whose translation MTNLQILTQQEPAETNTENQIPLLTSNSNHDHAPEEKDEENEEETNNKTDTEVDKTLARLELFLNILGFNPRSVLYSVICWTVFFTLGVAVPLTALWMCDCSECEKYELRGCEMVIVTFQASLAAVSLLCLSHCLRKFGLRRFLFVDRYTGHVACFHRDYVNQISGSLRLFILWVFPCFLLKTVREIIRISYVQHGSWEFSIMIFIALIVSWTYVSAISLSACILFHLVCNLQVVHFDDYGKLLERESDVLVLLEEHMRLRYHLSKISHRFRIYLLLEFLVVTVSQVVTLLQVTGYRDMITVVNGGDFAVSTLVQVVGIIICLHAATRISHRAQGVVSLASRWHAIAACASSDTSQMRSSASAGSLEVANHLNSISIDYSESDVESLDFGGMPLNTQLVSYMSSHHKRQAFVMYLQSNPGGITIFGWTVDRSLVNTIFFLELSLVTFVLGQTLIS comes from the exons ATGACTAATCTCCAAATTCTAACCCAACAAGAACCCGCCGAAACCAACACCGAAAATCAAATCCCTCTTCtaacttcaaattcaaatcacGATCATGCACCAGAAGAAAAAgacgaagaaaatgaagaagaaactaATAACAAAACCGATACTGAAGTCGATAAAACCCTAGCGCGTTTGGAACTGTTTTTAAACATCTTAGGGTTCAATCCGCGTTCCGTTTTATACTCCGTCATTTGCTGGACGGTTTTCTTCACGCTCGGAGTGGCGGTTCCGTTAACGGCGTTATGGATGTGCGACTGTTCGGAGTGCGAGAAGTACGAGCTGCGCGGCTGTGAAATGGTGATCGTTACATTTCAGGCGAGTCTCGCCGCCGTTTCGTTGCTCTGTCTTTCGCACTGCTTGAGGAAGTTTGGACTCCGGAGGTTTCTATTCGTTGACCGGTATACTGGACACGTTGCGTGCTTTCATCGCGATTATGTCAACCAGATTTCG GGATCTTTGCGTCTATTCATTCTGTGGGTATTTCCGTGCTTCCTTCTGAAGACCGTGCGAGAAATCATTCGCATTTCATATGTTCAACATGGATCGTGGGAGTTCTCGATTATGATTTTTATAGCTTTGATTGTATCTTGGACATATGTTAGTGCAATCTCTCTATCAGCCTGTATTTTGTTTCACTTGGTCTGTAATTTGCAAGTCGTCCATTTTGATGATTATGGGAAACTTTTGGAGAGGGAGAGCGATGTGTTAGTGCTTTTGGAAGAGCACATGCGGCTGCGctatcatctttccaagataaGCCATAGGTTCAGAATCTATCTTCTTCTGGAGTTCTTGGTTGTCACTGTTAGCCAAGTTGTGACTCTGTTGCAGGTCACAGGATATCGTGATATGATTACAGTCGTAAATGGTGGAGATTTTGCT gtATCCACACTTGTTCAGGTAGTTGGTATCATTATTTGTCTTCACGCAGCAACAAGAATTTCTCATAGAGCTCAAGGCGTTGTTTCACTTGCAAGCCGGTGGCATGCCATAGCAGCATGCGCATCTTCTGATACTTCCCAAATGAGAAGCTCTGCAAGTGCAGGGAGCCTTGAGGTTGCAAACCATTTAAACTCAATAAGTATAGACTATTCTGAAAGTGATGTGGAATCGTTGGATTTTGGAGGGATGCCTCTAAATACCCAATTGGTTTCTTATATGTCCTCACATCACAAGAGGCAAGCTTTCG TAATGTACTTGCAGTCAAATCCAGGAGGAATCACTATATTTGGATGGACAGTGGACCGGTCTCTTGTCAACACAATTTTCTTCCTTGAATTAAGTCTCGTTACATTTGTTCTAGGTCAGACATTGATCTCATGA